CGACCCTGAAACGAATCGATCGTAGTGGGGCAAGGAGGAACAAGCATGAAGCTCAAAGACCGTGTAGCGATTATCACCGGATCCGGCCGCAATATCGGCGAGGCGGCCGCCAAGCTGTTCGCCTCGGAGGGCGCCAAGATCTGCATCGTGGACATGGACCCGGGGCGCGGCGAGAAGGTCGTGAGCGACCTCAAGGCCGCCGGCCATGAAGCCATCTACGCCAAATGCAACGTCGCCGACACCGAAGACGTCAAGGCCATGGTGAATGCCACGGTGGACGCCTTCGGCGGCATCGACATCCTGGTGAACAACGCCGCCGTGACCGACCACGAGACCATCTTCAGCATCTCCGAGGAGGAGTGGGACCTGGTTATCGACGTGACCCTCAAGGGCCCGTTCCTCGTCGGCCGCTACGCGGCCGAGCAGATGGTCAAGCAGGGCAGGGGCGGCGTCATCGTCAACGTCGCGTCGACGTCGGGCCTTTCCGGCCGCACCGACGCCATCGCCTACATGGCGGCCAAGGGCGGCGTGGTCAACCTCTCCCGCGGCATGGCGGTGCAGCTTTCGCAGTACAACATCCGGGTCAACTGCCTGACCCCCAACCGTTCGGGCTCGCCCGTGGGCCAGGACGAGGGCGCCGTGGGCCGGGAGTTCAAGAACCTGGCGGGACGCCTGGGCACCGCCGACGACCAGGCCAAGGCCATGCTCTTCCTGGCCAGCGACGACTCGGGCTTCGTGTGGGGCGAGAACCTCATCTGCGACGGCGGCGTCAGCGCGGCATCGAACTTCCCCAAGGAGCGGGTACCGGCGAACTGAACGGATCGCCGAAACAGCGTCACCGCGTGCCCCTGCCGGGTGACGCCAAGGCGTAGGCGCGGAGGCGGGGTTGCACACCCGTCTCCGCGCCCGCGGGGGGGACGGGTGCGCGTTCGTACCCATGGATCAGTCGCTGCAATTTCCTTGACATCGGTTCAAGCCTTCGACTAG
Above is a window of Deltaproteobacteria bacterium DNA encoding:
- a CDS encoding SDR family oxidoreductase encodes the protein MKLKDRVAIITGSGRNIGEAAAKLFASEGAKICIVDMDPGRGEKVVSDLKAAGHEAIYAKCNVADTEDVKAMVNATVDAFGGIDILVNNAAVTDHETIFSISEEEWDLVIDVTLKGPFLVGRYAAEQMVKQGRGGVIVNVASTSGLSGRTDAIAYMAAKGGVVNLSRGMAVQLSQYNIRVNCLTPNRSGSPVGQDEGAVGREFKNLAGRLGTADDQAKAMLFLASDDSGFVWGENLICDGGVSAASNFPKERVPAN